The genomic window TGTTGTAAAGCAGTCTATTCCACAAAGAGAATATCAAAATTATCAGGCTGTGAATGTCAGAATGAGATGATTATGGAAATTATTGCAATATGAGTATATCTGTGTACTGAACATTTTGGAATTAGTATTCATTTCCAAGTCTAACATATAAACTTAAACTATGGTACAATATCTTACCATGCACCGGTCCTGTACAGTAAACATTGCAAACATCTGTGATTGCTTAGTAAAGAAACAAACATCCAATTTTAATCGTACTAGATATTTATGCCTGTTCTACTGGAATGTTGAGAAAGGCCTCTGCTTCAGTGTACATCAGTATCCACAGTGATGAGGACTCTGACCCACAATCAGTCCTCTACTCTTCTGTCCTTATTTTGCCCTTTTACTGCTGGATTACAGCCAAAGCCTGTGGGACTGAGCCCCACACTGGGACAGTCATAGTTTATCACCCACTTCATTAACTCATCTGACAAAGTGTGAATACGTATGGCGTAAATACAGGTTCAAGACAGATGTAAAGGAGAGGTTGTATGTGCTTGTTTAATTTCCACCACTAGTATTTTCTTGAGCACAAAACAAAGGCTCACAGTTTGGAAGTGTAAGGTTTGCTTTATTGAATTCTCACAGCTGTTTCACCAGTAGGGTTACAGCAACAGAGTATTTGCACATTGAAAGATAAACACGTCTAGACATACCATCACTGGGCACAGCACAACATCCCATACAGTAGCACTTTATTTGGATGGTCCCTATCTGGTTTGACGTGTTATTTGTCAGATTTTGACTTGCACCGTCGTAGTTTTATTGATAATTGTTTGGATTGTTTTTGAAACGTGAGAGCAATTTCCAAATAAAGTGTGAACAAAAGTGCTTTCATATAAATTagtgatagtaataataaaagtaaacaaACTGGCAGTAATCCTAACACATTACTATCATTAGGAACAAGAACACTTTTCAATTCTGTAACAAAAaccttttttctgaaaaatgtcaCTAACACCCAAGAACACTCAAGGTTGTGTTCTTGCTTTAAACAATGGGAAAATTATTCCTACGTATACTTTTAGGGTTGCTCAGTAGAATGTCAACTCCTTGTAAACTCAGTAGAGCAATGAAAGGCATTCAGAGAAACTGGTAAAACCTTTCCATGTTCAAGTTTGGTGCCTTTTCCTTCTATTTTTTCATCTCGCTCTAATTGGCACACAAGGTATTAAAGCATCAGTTTTTGCGGCACAAATGCATTAACATTCAAAAAGGTGCAAACAGATAAACACACATACGACCAGCAGTGTTGACACTGCTGACTGACATAAAAACAGACAAGCTTGTGTGAGCACAACAAAAGGTTCCATTTGTGTCATGTGCACATGTGCATGTGCTCAAGAATGCTTGGTTCAGAAGATGAGAGTAGAATACGTGGAAACAATATGTGCTTCATAGTGCATAGTgtctgcagatgtgtgtgtgcctgCTGATTGTGTGTGCCATATGAATGCTCCAGGACATTTTGGTTTACTGATTTCTGTTTTCTACAGTGTTTAACTCTGACACAAAGCCACAGCGGAGAAACGAACTTCCCCTTGTTCTCTCTCCATGAATTCACGGCACACGCTGGCTGCATCCTACAAATGaacaaaagacaataaaacttcTATTTAATGAGTTTTCATATGAAGAATGCCACTATGTTGATGAAAAGACATTCTATTAGAAGTAAAACACTGATGTCCAAGTGTTTTCCTCTTTTCTGTTTCTACCATTTTACTCCCcatattttcattaatgatatAAACTAAACGATATATAGGCCACTTAATTAATCTAAGTTTGTCAAAACTTCCGTGAACTGCAGTGCTTTCATCTGAAATGCATGTAGCGCCCTCTTATGGCAATCTGACATGAGTCAGTACATTCACAGGCGAGAGTAACTTGTACAGAAAAGTAAGCTgtgattaaaaaattatttatttatttactggctTTCAGTGACTTTACTTTCCCGTTAAAGctcaaatgttgaaaaattttttttttcaaattttttaaaaagatattaaaaaaaaaaaaatcactgtcagTCTTGAAGATCTCTTAATTCATTAAGTGCATTAGAGGCCCAAGAATATGCATTATCAGAATTTATTGGCTTGCCAATTCCACTGTGACATTTCTTGGAAACAGTATTCCCTAGTCTGGTTTACGACAGCAAGGGCTCAGAGAGTGTGCTTACATGACTTACACTGCAGATATATTTAACATATTCTGAACTAACCAGTGATGTTAAGAGTGACATGTACACATTTACACTAGTATCCCAGTCATGATGCTTATCACAGTTTTGTTCATATCCAGgatatgacatttacatgaaaGGCAGCAAACTGTGGATATTCATATCCCTTTATTATAACCCTACATGATAAATAGTAGCACCCAAGTTATTCATGACTGCTGCTGCTTGCACAAGGACCTGTGATATTTACAACATAACATATTAATTAAATGTGAGAAAGGCAGATATTAATCAGTACCCAAATGTAAAAGTTACTCTGCCTATAGAAAATGAGACCACTCAGATTTATGTCAGCTTTAGCACTTATAAACACAAACATTGTGTTGTGGATTTATCTCACTAGTATTTTATCTACTGCCATCAATGAGATAAAGCAGGTAAATATGTCCTCCAGCTGGTGTCCATGTCCTCCAGGAGAAGAATAAAGACACATGGCCTTGTCTGGTTACAGAGGGTCACCACGATGACCAGTAAAACTGGATCTTTTTATTGATCTACATAGTAATGTTTCTGTGGCGTTTTCCACTGTGACCTGTTTGTTTTGGGGAGGCCAATGTCCTTTTGCTTCTTTTACTACGGAACTAAAACTGTCAGCTTTCTCCATGTAATCTGACGAGCATATTTGATCATTCATTCACTGAAAGACAATGTCTGCTATGTCATTTAGTGTCTGTGCAATAATCCTCAACTGTCTTTCACCGACAGAAGTTGTATACATGTAACATTATCACAGATACTATCAGAGTACTCAGAGTATCCAGGTTTCTCAAAAAAGGATAAGGTCGCAACACAGATACCGTTTTTACATGAGCAAACAAAAAGTGGTTCTTCAAAAACCCACAGTATCTGGGATACTGACGTACATATAAACACAGTCAGTGTTTTATATACCTTTACAAAGGATTCATCATTGGTGGCTCCGTGGTTCACTGCTCCATCCATTCTCCCATCTTAGATACATAAGTAAGATACTTAGAATTAAAGCAAGTGCGAAAATCATATTATTtcataaatgaaaataaacactTACCAAATTCGTAAAGATGTCCATTTACATTGACAAAGGCAATAAAGTGGAAGTTGACTTTATCTGCTTCTGGCTGTAAAAATGAGTGatcagaaataaaaacaattaaattcatttaaaatgttataagatagTAATTCAAGGCAAACTGCTACTTTGAATAATGCATCTGGTATAAATTATTAATCTTTGAGATGGCATTATGGTACAATATCTTACCCGACACTGGCCCTGTACAGCAACCTCATTGTGAGCATCTGTGATTGCCTGATgcagaaaaaaacatgtaattttaATCCAGAAACAGACACTTAAACTTAATATCAATATCtataaatacaaaacaacatTTGTACTGTATCTAAAATTACTGCTCAAGAAATGGTCACAAATCAAAAGCGGCCCTGAAGTCCTGGCTTCAACGTGGTTGGATTTAACGGTGTCTGACGCCCTCAAGTGGCCAGAACGAAAACATGTAGGTTATGCAACAACACACTAGAAAGTTGAAATTGGGTTTAGATTGGTTTCACTTTCTTTACATGCAGTTTTTCTCCTCATCGTCTCATACGCATGTTGTTaaaccctcctgagacccagtcaaggagaagttttttttttttttttttttttttaattcaataattgaTTTGATTAGAAACAGCATATTGTAAGTTTTTtcaagatacattttttattttttgatgggATGTCCTTTGCCGTGGacagcatttttgttttgtttttagtaaagctgtgaaacccttgtccccaacagaggacagacatgcatttctgggtctcaagaggacatATAGAAAAATGATGCATCCATCTTAAATTATGAACTCCTTTATCAAATCTTCATGAGCAGACCACAATACATCAGATCCCAAGCATTTTCTGTATGTAACAGATATTAACATTGTGTGTGTTGTGGATGTGGTACCtggttcttctccagctgtttggCACGGTCATCAGCAGACATGTTAGCAGTTTCATCTAGAAACTTCTTCAAGGCAGAGTCACTATCTGGAAATATCAAGAGAATGAAAACTCGCAAAAATCAGGCTTCTTTGATGTGAGGGTTTTAGTGATGAGACTGAAACTAAAACAATGCATCAATATTAATGTAACATGTAattaagaaacaaaatgtcaaaaacactTATCCATCAATGCTGATCAACAACACCGTTATGTGACTGTACTTTCAATTGAACTCACcaaatgtcagtttgtttttattgttggcCACAGCATGCAGCAGGGCAATGGTGCCGCAGGAATTGACCACGGTCTGTTTCATAAAATAAACCTCAGAGCCTCCTGCCACTTTGTCTGCCTGCTGCTGTCTGAAAGACTCATGCTGCAATGGATGGACACAGAATAAGTATTATCATCTGCACATGTGAGCAAGTGCTGCCAAATCTACCTCTCCTGTAGTTGGACTGAGAACTTGTGTGGCAGTGAGTGTATTGTTGAGTATTTGATAATAAGTCAGATGAATTAGACAGTCTGATCCCATACTCTCAAAATGTTTTGATCTATCAACTTCATTCTTAAGGTCCTTTTACATTCATAGAAAGTAGTTTAAAGGTTACTTCCTTGTATAGTTTAAGTTTCACTGTGCAGAAAGGCGTCTGTGGACAATAGGACCCAGCCAAAATACTTCCACCTTTGTCTGGTCTATGTGGAAGTTCAccaaaataaatctgaaaatcTGAATAAACAGCTTTTACTTTTGACCAGGATCTGTGATAAGGGTCATAAtattccacactggtcacagctaCATCACAAAGATTGTGAAGCCAGTCACAATCAAATATTTTACACGTTACCTGAAACCTACATGGCATGAACATTTAGAGAAGTTAGATGCCTCAAATTTGCATAGTATTAAACTGCGAAATTTTAAATGAGGGAGGAGGAGGTCATTTGCAATAGGGTGAGtttacttttttctctttaatATTATTTCTTATAGTGTGGATAGAGGGGAAGATGATACCCTGAGAAGTGATTCATCATTACCATTTCCTTTCACTTGTTGCAGTCCTATGTATAATGTATTGGAGTGAAGAAATAGCACCTGTATGGATTAGACGTTTCCTTTTAACCCTGGCTGTCTGGCTCCCTGGATCACATTACTAACTAAGAATATAGTCATCTTGATTTATGTCAAGATGACTCAGACATCAGAACGAATTATTTCCTGTCTCACCATATTCTAACATCATATGACACTACAGctttgtctccctctctctctctccatctctgccCTCCCTGCACCTCAGTCTCACCCCACCCCTGTCGGCTTGTATCACTGGATCACCCCACCCTCAGCCCTTCCCTTCCAGGAAGAAGTCGTCAGCCTCTAAGACCCCCGTTGGTACCTGATGTGTCAGCGGGAAAAGCAGCATCAGGGCACAGCACGGTCTTGGGACACCGGAGAGCTGCTCACCCTCCAGTCCAAGCACATCCACGAAGCGCCAGTTGTCGCCCACGCCTAGCTTACTCATCATCTGAAATATATGACCAGGATGTAAACAAAAGCACACCGGCTTTTAGCTGATACCAAGGAACTGAGGTTTAAGTGGCGACATGTATTGAGATGCTCTCTGAGCGTGGTTTTAAAGATGCTGCGTTGTGCTGGTCCATTCAGACCACACCCTGTAGCCCAGACACAGGGGACAGCGCTCATAGGGATGCTAACGCACATTACACGTAATGAACAGTTAGCTTGTTAGAGGTTGTCGCTTCTGTGAATTTAATCCTCCACTTCTTATTAAATAACCAACTGAAAACGTCACTGTTAAGTTAGCTAGTAGCTGGTAACAGTGGCCTGCTTATAAGTATACTTAACAGCCACTACAATAAGCTAATACAGCTACTGTGAAACTTACCCGGTGGTTGAATCggacatgtttaaagtgttttagCCGTTGAATGCTAAATACTCACCTTgttcagcatctgaaaccaaacaaacaaacataacagGTGAGTTCTTTTCTGGGCGGAAATGACACTACgtgaaaaagtaaagaaaacacaGTTCTTTCCACACCTCGGGATTGATTTCCATGGCGGTCCACTCCATTTTTCCGGCggttggtttagtttagtttagttcagttcagttcggttCGGTTCGGCTCGTGCGGTCCCTGCTGTTGTCAGTAGAAGTTGGAGCGCGTGCGGTGCGGGTAGATCTTATGGTAAGGGTCGTACCACTGAGCGGCAGACTGGGGGGAGCACTCAGATCAAATAACGGCAAATCCTCCGATTTCACCGGCTTCAGAGAAACAACACAAGCATTTAAATCTTGTATTTTAGTTGCAATGCGGCTAGCTAATCAGTGACACTACAGATATGTTAATGTTTTGTCCAGGAAAGTCTGTTCAAGTTGAATAACAACCTTAAGTGCCACATCATGCTGGTCAGATCACCCTTTACCAGAGGGAAGTAATGACGTATCATATTTTTCTTTAATAAATCAAATGCTGGTCTGTTGGACTGTACATTGTGTAAAATTAACCTCAGCAGTAACATTTACTgtaaagaaatgtaaaaatgttttcGGGCATGAATTAAATACAAACATTTGTGGATTTTGCAAGATAACTTCTACATTCAAAATACCCAGTAAGAAATTTGACCACATGCTTTACCTAATTcaaaaattatcctttaaaatacattaacccagtggttcccaatcttttttggtt from Sphaeramia orbicularis chromosome 1, fSphaOr1.1, whole genome shotgun sequence includes these protein-coding regions:
- the uchl1 gene encoding ubiquitin carboxyl-terminal hydrolase isozyme L1, with protein sequence MEWTAMEINPEMLNKMMSKLGVGDNWRFVDVLGLEGEQLSGVPRPCCALMLLFPLTHQHESFRQQQADKVAGGSEVYFMKQTVVNSCGTIALLHAVANNKNKLTFDSDSALKKFLDETANMSADDRAKQLEKNQAITDAHNEVAVQGQCRPEADKVNFHFIAFVNVNGHLYEFDGRMDGAVNHGATNDESFVKDAASVCREFMEREQGEVRFSAVALCQS